Part of the Bombina bombina isolate aBomBom1 chromosome 8, aBomBom1.pri, whole genome shotgun sequence genome is shown below.
tgtgtgtttgtaagagagaatatatgtgtgtgtgagagagagtatatgtgcgtgtgtgcgagcgttagtgtctttgtgtgtgagaatgtatgtgtgtgtgtgtgagtgtatgtgtgtgtgtgtgagagtatatgtgcgtgtgtgcaagcgttagtgtctttgtgtgtgagtgagagagagtatatgtgcgtgtgtacgagcgttagtgtctttgtgtgtgtttgtgagagagagtatgtgtgtgtgagagagagtatatgtgtgtgtgagaatgtgtgtgtgtgagagagagtatatgtgcgtgtgtatgagcgttagtgtctttgtgtgtgtatgtgagagagaataagtgcgtgtgtgtgagtattcatgtctgtgtgtgtgttagagagagtatgtgcgtgtgtgcgagagcgttagtgtctttgtgtgtgtgtgagtgagagtatatgtgtgcgtgtgtgtgagcattcgtgtctgtgtgtgtgttagagagagtatGTGCGTGTGTAagcgttagtgtctgtgtgtgtttgagggagagtatatgtgtgcgtgtgtgtgagcatTCGTGTCTGTGTTAGAGAGAGTATGTGCGTGTGTgagcgttagtgtctttgtgtgtgtgtgagggagagtatatgtgtgcgtgtgtgtgagcattcgtgtctgtgtgtatgttagaGAGAGTATTTGCGTGTGTGTgagcgttagtgtctttgtgtgtgtgcggGAGAGTATATGTGTGCGtgcgttagtgtctgtgtgtgtgttagagagagtatGTGCGTGTGGGTGTgagcgttagtgtctttgtgtgtgtgtgaaggagagtatatgtgtctgtgtgtgtgttagagagagtatGTGCGTGTGTgagcgttagtgtctttgtgtgtgtgtgagggagagtatatgtgtgcatgtgtgtgagcattcgtgtctgtgtgtgtgtgtgttagagagagtatGTGCGTGTGTGAGcgttagtgtttttgtgtgtgtgagggagagtatatgtgtgcgtgcgttagtgtctgtgtgtgtgttagagagaatatgtgcgtgtgtgtgagcgttagtgtctttgtgtgtgagagtgttagtgtctgtgtgtgtgttagagagagtatGTGCGTGTGAGAGAGAGTAGATGTGCGTCTGTGTGAGAGATAGATAGAAGACACATATAAAGCTCTGGAATCAGGACATCCTGCAGATCGTGGGACAGTTTAAGAGcactaacataaatatatgtttctgttttttccatttttcttttttgcactaaAATTTCtgtctttgtaattatttttttctttgcagaagTAGCTTTTAAAGCTTTATCACAAGGATCTGAAAGAAGCAATGGAAGATTACAAACAAACACAATGAAAACATTTAATATGCCAGatctttattaattaattttatttacacGAAAAGTAAAGGATAGTATTTTTTAACCACTAATTTAGGAATTAGATGGACttaaaaggtacattaaacccacACATATTCTATCATGCGTATATTTTGTTTCATGGAAATAAATGCCATAAATAAGCACAAAACCATTTAATGATCAGCATTTTCTTTATCCAGGCTGTTTCTTTTATTGGTACCTAAACTAAAAGATAAAAATCAGGTGTAtacagttattttattttgtttgatcctttaaaataatttatagGATCCTGACACCATGTTCTCTAGTGCGTTTTCATTAGGTAATAGTGCAGAAAGTTGCACTTTGCACTGGGATTTGGCTTTTATTTAGTGATAGAAGAATCATGTGACACATCCTTGCTCAGGACCAATGAGAATATCTCTTACGTCCCTGTCCAGCCCCAGGATATCCTATTTCTCATCACCCATGAGTGTCTGGCTCCTTCAGTTTCTGGATCATATCTCTTAGCATTTGGTTGCAGAGGGCAGCATATGGATTCAAAAGAACAAGCTGCTGTTTGGCAAAACTGCAGCCCTGCTCAGCTGCCCTCTGCAGATCTTTTCTTGCTGCCTCATTATCCCCCTGAAGACGACATAAGAGCCCTCTCTGCACCAAGGCCTGGCGTCCTGCAAGCCCTCTCCCTCCGCTCAGCTCCACTGCTTTATCCAGGTCCTGCAAGGCACCTGGGTAGGGGAAAAAAAATAGAGAAACATGAGCATTATTAattttgtataaacagaaatacatCATCTGTAAAATATGAGAGACTTTGTGGCACAACGTTTTTAGGAGCTGGGTCACAGAGCAGTCAAAATGTGTCTAAATGTGTATTACTGCCACACCTCCACAACATTATTTGCCTGCAGTTTTAAATctgtaagttaaagggatatactgtactgtaaaatgttgtCCTATTTAATGcattcccaattattcattttacctactggggtgtattgaattgtttacaaatatcatgttcacttttattttgtcatttgacatAGCTTATTTTCGCTGTTGAAACAACCATCTGTGTTGGCTATATAAGAACTATCTAAACAAGAAAAAGCAGGAATCAACCTCCCAGTGGAGTTGTGGGAAAGAAAGAAGGCATGGCCCATTTAAAAAGGGTGGGATCGGGTCAGTGGGGCATCCGTATGACGCTAGGCAGGCCCTCCAAACCGCAATCCCATTCTGGAAGCACAgctggcttcaggacagccaaacggctaggatgttccatgccgtcctaatggcgctaaagcccagcacagataggacagcatggaacgtccttacGGAGGTAAAAGGAACATTAAGCTAAAGAAATAAAATGCTAACGCCTTAGAACATTTTCATATTGCACTGTTGCTTACCTATAACTATTTGCTAAACCTCCACAAAAGGGACATATCCTGAGTCCAACATGGCTGGTCATTGGCAGCTATGCACAAAAGCCTCTGCTGATtgggtgggtatgtatgtatgtgagagattttatttatatttatatatatatatatatatatatatatatatatatatatatatacagggagtgcagaattattaggcaaatgagtattttgagcacatcatcctctttatgcatgttgtttactccaagctgtataggctcgaaagcctactaccaattaagcatattaggtgatgtgcatctctgtaatgagaaggggtgtggtctaatgacatcaacaccctatatcaggtgtgcataattattaggcaacttcctttcctttggcaaaatgggtcaaaagaaggacttgacaggctcagaaaagtcaaaaatagtgagatatcttgcagagggatgcagcactcttaaaattgcaaagcttctgaagcgtgatcatcgaacaatcaagcgcttcattcaaaatagtcaacagagtcgcaagaagcgtgtggaaaaaccaaggcgcaaaataactgcccatgaactgagaaaagtcaagcgtgcagctgccaagatgccacttgccaccagtttggccatatttcagagctgcaacatcactggagtgcccaaaagcacaaggtgtgcaatactcagagacatggccaaggtaagaaaggctgaaagacgaccaccactgaacaagacacacaagctgaaacgtcaagactgggccaagaaatatctcaagactgatttttctaaggttttatggactgatgaaatgagagtgagtcttgatgggccagatggatgggcccgtggctggattggtaaagggcagagagctccagtccgactcagacgccagcaaggtggaggtggagtactggtttgggctggtatcatcaaagatgagcttgtggggccttttcgggttgaggatggagtcaagctcaactcccagtcctactgccagtttctggaagacaccttcttcaagcagtggtacaggaagaagtctgcatccttcaagaaaaacatgattttcatgcaggacaatgctccatcacacgcgtccaagtactccacagcgtggctggcaagaaagggtataaaagaagaaaatctaatgacatggcctccttgttcacctgatctgaatcccattgagaacctgtggtccatcatcaaatgtgagatttacaaggagggaaaacagtacacctttctgaacagtgtctgggaggctgtggttgctgctgcacgcaatgttgatggtgaacagatcaaaacactgacagaatccatggattgtaaggcttttgagtgtccttgcaaagaaaggtggctatattggtcactgatttgtttttgttttgtttttgaatgtcagaaatgtatatttgtgaatgttgagatgttatattggtttcactggtaaaaataaataattgaaatgggtatatagttgtttttgttaagttgcctaataattatgcacagtaatagtcacctgcacacacagatatccccctaaaatagctataactaaaaacaaactaaaaactacttccaaaactattcagctttgatattaatgagttttttgggttcattgagaacatggttgttcaataataaaattaatcctcaaaaatacaacttgcctaataattctgcactccctgtatatacactgctcaaaaaaataaagggaacacttaaacaacacaatgtatctccaagtcaatcacacttctgtgaaatcaaactgtccacttaggaagcaacactgagtgacaatcaatttcacatgctgttgtgcaaatgggatagacaacaggtggaaattataggctattagcaagacacccccaataaaggagtggttctgcaggtggtgaccacagaccacttctcagttcctatgctttctggctgatgttatggtcacttttgaatgctggtggtgcttgcactctagtggtagcatgagacggagtctacaacccacacaagtggctcaggtagtgcagctcatccaggatggcacatcagtgcgagctgtggcaagaaggattgctgtgtctgtcagcgtagtgtccagagcatggaggcgctaccaggagacaggccagtacatcaggagacgtggaggaggccgtaggagggcaacaacccagcagcaggaccgctacctccgcctttgtgcaaggaggaacaggaggagcactgccagagccctgcaaaatgacctccagcaggccacaaatgtgcatgtgtctgctcaaacggtcagaaacagactccatgagggtggtatgaggacccaacgtcaacaggtgggggttgtgcttacagtccaacaccgtgcaggacgtttgacatttgccagagaacaccaagattggcaaattcgccactggcgccctgtgctcttcacagatgaaagcaggggcacactgagcacatgtgacagacgtgacagtctggaaacGCAGTGGAGAacattctgctgcctgcaacatcctccagcatggccagtttggcagtgggtcagtaatggtgtggggtggcatttctttgaggggccgaacagccctccatgtgctcgccagaggtagcctgactgccattaggtatcaagatgagatcctcagaccccttgtgagaccatatgctggtgcggttggccctgggttcctcctaatgcaagacaatgctagacctcatgtggctggagtgtgtcagcagttcctgcaagatgaaggcattgatgctatggactggccctcccgttccccagacctgaatccaattgagcacatctgggacatcatgtctcgctccatccaccaacttcactttgcaccacagactgtccaggagttggtgaatgctttagtccaggtctgggaggagatccctcaggagaccatccgccacctcatcaggagcatgcacaggcgttgtagggaggtcatacaggcacgtggaggccacacacactactgagcctcattttgacttgttttaaggacattacatcaaagttgtagtgtgtttttccactttaattttgagtgtgactccaaatccagacctccatgggttgaaaattttgatttccattttttaatttttgtgtgattttgttgtcagcacattcaactatgtaaagaacaaagtatttaattagaatattttattcattcagatctaggatgtgttattttagtgttccctttatttttttgagcagtgtacatatatatatacatacacacacacacatatatatatatatatatatatatatatatatatatatatacatatatatatatatatacatatatatatatacatatatatatatacatacatatatatatacatacatacacatacatatatacacacgcacgctCTGATCTGAAGAAGGGGCATTGTTGCTCCGAAACGTCACTAAAATAAATATCACAATGGgcacaagtccagtgagtgtagATCTTTacgatatattatattaatatatattataatatattaaaaaaaaaaatatatatatatatatatatatttccaagaaAGGGGCACTCACCGGGCTTGATAGTAgaaaaaacaatctttatttcataCAATTAATCATAGTGTGTCAGTCGACGTATATCGTATAACAACAACTCTGCGTTTTTCAGCGCCATTCCGTGATACACAGTCACGGAATGGCGCTGAAAAATGCAGAGTTATTGTTATAACTGAtacagattgtcttgaaaaaggctagatgcatagccgaaacgtcgactgacACACTATGATGAATTGTATGAAATAAAGATTGTCTTTTCTACTgtcaagccctgtgagtgccctttcttgGAATACTTTGTACATGTGATTTAAGGAGTCATCCAGGCACTGTATGAGCTACGGCCGAGGGAGTGAGTGCCTGacaggtgcatatatatatatatatatatatattatatatacacaaacatacacacacaacatatagagaaagtccagcactctcttgcaagtactcatctaagattaaaagcaaaactggaagagttagttaccgtacctggccaaaagggacaagcccaggtaccacgtcaaggtctctctcccaaaacctgggtccctaatacagtcatacaatgcaagctctcaatcaaataaactgggaacaagtcaaggtttCATAGACATATGTaataaccctagacatatacaaaaacgCCCtagacatacacacacttttacttatttattttctctctctctctctctctctctctctctctctctctctgtaacagaATTAATAATGTTATTTAGAACAGGAAGGCAGAATAGAGTTGTTGCTGTAATAAATACTCACAGTGTGACTATACAATGTATACAACAGTTTGCAGGTGGCTGTGTCTAAAGTATTAAAGAAATTGTTGATTTAAAGTAACCAGCAGTTTCACATATTAATGGCAGCAGCTACTCTATTCACCACATTGTTTTTACAATACACTTACCAGTTATGTCTCCCTGCAGTCTGAGGGCTTGAGCCCGGTTATTATATGCAGATGGGCGCTCAGGAAGGAGTGCAATAGCTTCACTGAAACTCTGCACAGCTGTCTTAGGGTTCCCAGATTCTGCTGCCTTAATTCCACACCTCTCTAGGTTATTGACCTGATCCAGGAGGGCAGGGGGAAAGTCCTTATCTGTGACAATGCAGAAAGAAAACAGAACGACAGGTATATGTAAAATACCTTAACATGGGGACATAGAGAAGATTAACACTATTAGTACCAtgcaattaaaaggacagtctattcaaaattaaactttcatgattcagatagggcatgcattttttttttttaaatttccagtttactttatgATCAAATTAAcagttttctcttggtattctttgttgaaagctaaacctaggtaggctcatgtgttaatttctaagcccttgaatgctgcctcttatctcagtgcattttgacagttttaacaTCCCGTGGTgttgtttatgagtcagcactgattagctaaaatacaagtttgtcaaaattactgagataagggggtagtctgcagaggcttagatacaaggtaatcacagaggtaaaaagtatattgatataaccgtgtttgttatgaaaatctgggaaatgggtaataaagggattatccatctttttaaacaataaaaattgtggagtagactgaGGCTAGGTAAACATATAATCATGCAATAAGGCACTTAGCAGATGTGGAACAGTGCTATGGCTATTGATAATGTAATATAAACATTGGATTTAAATGATTAAACACTAAGGGGTTTATTCATTAAGACGTGAATGTCAGGTGAACTGAAAATTAAGTTCACGCCATTAACTATGCATCATGAAGGGCCAAACACAGTGAGTATCTCCTGAAAGAAGAGCCGAGTTCGCCCTGCATATTGTATAGTTAATAATGTGTACAATTCACCTAAAACAGGAGAATTGCAGGTCAATTGGATGCACACCATTAgctatgcattgtgcagggctaactcagctcGTCTTGCaggagatgcttaaagggacatgaaacccaattttttttctttcatgatttatcaagaacatgcaatttgaatcagcttcctaatttacttcttttatctaatttgcttcattatcttgatattctttgctgaaaagcatatctagataggctcagtagctgttgattggtggctgcacatagatgccttgtgtgattggctcacccatgtgcattgctatttcttcaacaaaggatatctaagaaactaagcaaattagataatataagtaaattggaatgttctttaaaaatgtattatctacctgaatcataaaataaaaagtttgggtttagtgtccctttaaggggacactgaacccaaaatttttaatttgtgattcagagcatgcagttttaagcaactttctaatttactcctattatcattttttcttcattctcttgctatctttattttaaaaagaagtcatctaagctaaggagccagacacattttagttcagtaccctggacagcacttatttattggtgggtgaatttatccaccaatcagcaagaacaacccaggttgttcaccaaaaatgggccggcatctaaacttacattcttgcttttcaaataaagataccaaaagaatgaagaacatttgataataggagtaaattagaaagttgcctaaaattgcctgctctatctaaatcacaaaataaaaaatgtgggttcattgtccctttaatgggtttggccattaaaagggatatgacaccccaaaaatgtattttgtgattcaaaggatcccatttaaaaaaagtttccaatttacttctatgatcaaatttgctttgttcccatgatattctgtgttgaataaaTCATCTCGTTAGTCATCTGGAGCACTAcggggcaggaaatagtgctgctatatagtgctcttgcaaatggataccattcttgcaaaactgctgccatatagtgctccacaaaTGCTCCTCAGCttatttccctgcttttcaaccaaagataccaagacaaacgaagaaaaagtgataatagaagtaaattagaaagttgtttaaaactgcatgctgtatcttaatcatgaaagaaacattttgtgtttcatatccctttaataatgcataGCTAATTAAAGATCTCAAATTCACCAACAATTCCTCTCTCTGTGAATAGAGCCCTAGAACTCTGCCCCAATGACCCCTGAAAAGACCTAGCTGAAGAGCGGTGGCAGAGGCATTCTGTGCCAACACACGTAATGGAACATTAACCCAAGCAAGTAGTTATTGATTAAACAGTCAGCTCCTCTTTATTTAACATTGTTCTCACACCAAATCATTTGCAGGTAGAGGAGGTCTCAACTTATTGGTTAACTCACCTTGATCAGCCTCCCCCTCAGTTTTAACTGCACTCTGGTCATCATCGTCCCCGAATGGAGCATTGGGGTGGAAAATGGCACGCAGCACAGCAATGTCATTTGGGGAGCACATCCTGCCTCTCTGTGAGCTGAGATCCGACTTGCAGGACCTGAACCTGAGGGAGGTACAGCGACAGCCAATAAGATGGGGGGCGGTGGTGTCTGTAACCCAGATGTAGCAAACATCTGTTTGTACTAAAACTACAGATCATGATAAGAAGGCAGAGTTATGTCCTGATATCCTCCTGTGCTTGAAAGGATTGGGAAATGTTATGTTAAAAGGTTCACgtttatttttattcataatatatactgtatataatatgtttcCCATTAACTGTAAACAGATTTTACTTAAGATTTGctcatgcaaaaaaaatatattttatacaagaTAGAAAATgttgagtattatgccccttttatACTGTTATTGACAGGCTTACACAAAGTTTAAGAGAATAGTCATTACATTGTTTAATCATAATCCCATGATTTATAATTTGAACTGAACACAGTAaattgctgattggagaacagctcATTGTGGTTATGAAATGTGTTTGATTATGCAGCAGTGAGTAATATAGATTAACATTTTCCCTctgccataaaaaaaaataataaaaaatatatatatttatatatacatacatacacacacacagtatcccacaaaagtgagtacacccctcacatttttgtaaatattttattttttcatgtgacaacattgaagaattacactttgctacaatgtaaagtagtgagtgtacagcctgtataacggtgtaaatttgctgtcccctcaaaaaaacttaacacacagccattaatgtctaaaccgctggcaacaagTGAGTACAAccttaagtggaaatatccaaattgggcccaataagccattttccctccctggtgtcatgtgactcgttagtgttacaaggtctcagatgtgaatagggagcaggtgtgttaaatttggtgttctc
Proteins encoded:
- the TTC36 gene encoding tetratricopeptide repeat protein 36, which translates into the protein MCSPNDIAVLRAIFHPNAPFGDDDDQSAVKTEGEADQDKDFPPALLDQVNNLERCGIKAAESGNPKTAVQSFSEAIALLPERPSAYNNRAQALRLQGDITGALQDLDKAVELSGGRGLAGRQALVQRGLLCRLQGDNEAARKDLQRAAEQGCSFAKQQLVLLNPYAALCNQMLRDMIQKLKEPDTHG